In one candidate division Zixibacteria bacterium HGW-Zixibacteria-1 genomic region, the following are encoded:
- a CDS encoding diaminopimelate epimerase has protein sequence MKKIEFYKYHGLGNDFLIIDLMKKRPAVPDYNKLAEKICNRSFGVGADGILVLTKSRRADCCIDLFNSDGSWAEKSGNGLRIVAAYFHSNYARKKKLAFEINDEIADAEIIKSGSKGFSIKVSLGKPDFETKRVPMKSNGKFHINAPIEIEKTKFPVTVLSVGNPHTVLFVDRFDFDWKELGKIIEHSKYFPHRTNVEFVNIVSRSKVVLNDWERGAGATGSSGTGAAAAVVAGVVNGYINRKVEVVFPAGSLYIDWSEKDDNIYLTGPVAFICKGEYLFDAE, from the coding sequence ATGAAAAAGATTGAATTTTACAAATATCACGGTCTGGGCAATGATTTTTTAATCATCGATCTGATGAAGAAACGCCCCGCTGTGCCGGACTATAATAAGCTTGCCGAAAAAATCTGCAATCGCAGTTTCGGCGTCGGCGCCGACGGTATCCTGGTATTGACAAAAAGCCGCCGTGCCGATTGTTGCATTGACCTTTTCAATTCCGACGGTTCCTGGGCCGAAAAATCGGGCAACGGACTCAGAATTGTAGCGGCATATTTCCACAGCAATTACGCCCGAAAGAAAAAACTTGCTTTTGAAATCAATGATGAAATTGCCGATGCGGAGATTATTAAAAGCGGTTCGAAAGGTTTTTCCATCAAAGTCTCTCTGGGCAAACCTGATTTTGAGACGAAACGGGTGCCGATGAAATCAAATGGGAAGTTTCATATCAATGCCCCGATCGAAATTGAAAAAACGAAATTTCCCGTAACCGTCTTGTCTGTCGGCAATCCGCATACGGTTCTGTTCGTGGACAGGTTTGATTTCGACTGGAAGGAACTGGGTAAGATAATTGAACACAGTAAATACTTCCCGCATCGCACCAATGTGGAGTTTGTCAATATTGTCAGCCGGTCCAAAGTCGTTCTGAATGACTGGGAACGCGGTGCGGGCGCGACCGGATCGTCCGGTACCGGCGCGGCGGCCGCGGTTGTTGCCGGTGTTGTTAATGGCTATATAAATCGCAAGGTTGAAGTCGTTTTTCCTGCCGGGTCCCTTTATATCGACTGGTCCGAAAAGGATGATAATATTTACTTGACCGGGCCGGTTGCATTTATCTGCAAGGGCGAGTATCTATTTGACGCCGAATAA